The Sus scrofa isolate TJ Tabasco breed Duroc chromosome 6, Sscrofa11.1, whole genome shotgun sequence region tcacccccaaatcccagtccatctcccgaccccccgccccttggcaaccacagttccCACCTTAATGCCTCTGCTCACCAGAAAGGAAGACCTGTACagggaaataaataacaaaattctcAGGCTCTGTCTAGAAAATGCTGCCAAGGCTATTACAGGACACGTAGGCACTAGAGACCAAGGTTTGCTTGAATTCATGAATTCATTAAAAGTTGCtgatgagttcccatcatggctcagtgggtaacaaatctgactgggaaccatgaggttgcaggttcgatccctgcccttgctccgtgggttaaggatccggcgttgctctgagctgtggtgtaggttgcagatgtggcttggatcctgcattgctaagtggccctagaaatggcaaaaagacaaaaaaaaaaaaaaaaaaaaaaaaaaaggttgctgaTGACTCTATACGGATCCTTTATTCCTCTCCACCAGATCCCCAGGAAACTTACCGGGACTATGTCCGCAGGAAATTCCGGCTGATGGAAGACAGAAACGCGCGCCTGGGGGAGTGCGTCAACCTCAGCCACCGGTACACGCGGCTCCTCCTGGTGAAGGAGCACTCGAATCCCTTGCGGGCCCAGCAGAAGCTTTTGGACACAGGCCAGGGGCATGCCAGAACCGTCGGCCACCCGGCCGGCCTCATTCAGATGGAGACCCTCTTTGAGCCCGATGAGGAGCGCCCAGAGCCACCGCGCATTGTGGTCCTGCAGGGGGCGGCGGGGATGGGCAAATCTATGCTGGCCCACAAGGTGATGCTGGATTGGGCCGACGGGAAGCTCTTCCAGGACAGGTTTGATTATGTCTTCTACATCAACTGCCGGGAGATGAACCAGAGCACCGTGGAGCGGAGCGCACAAGACCTCATCTCCAGTTGCTGGCCTGAGCCCAGCGTGCCCCTCCACGAGCTCGTCCGGGCCCCCGAGCGCCTCCTCTTTATCATCGACGGCTTTGACGAACTCAAACCCTCTTTCCACGATCCTCAGGGCCCCTGGTGCCTCTGCTGGGAGAAGAAACGGCCCACGGAGGTTCTCCTTAGGAGCCTGATTCGGAAGAAGCTGATGCCCGAGCTGTCTTTGCTCATCACCACCAGACCCACGGCTTTGGAGAAGCTCCACCGTTTGCTTGAGCATCCCAGGCACGTGGAGATCCTGGGCTTCTCCGAGGCCGAAAGGAAAGAGTTCTTCTACAAGTATTTCCCCAGCGAGGAGCAGGCCAGCCACGTCTTCAGTTTCGTCAGGGACAACGAGCCCCTCTTCACGCTGTGTTTCATCCCCATGGTGTGCTGGGTGGTTTGCACCTGCCTCAAGCAGCAGTTGGAGGGCGGGGGCCTTTTAAGACACACGTCCAGGACCACGACAGCCGTGTACTTGCTCTACCTTCTGAGTCTGATGCAACCCAAGCCTGGGACCCCAACCCTGCAGCCCCCGCCCAACCAGAGAGGGCTGTGCTCTTTGGCAGCCGATGGCCTCTGGCATCAGAAAATCCTATTTGAGGAGCAGGACCTCCGGAAGCATGGCCTAGAGGTGGCGGATGTCTCTTCCTTCCTCAACATGAACATCTTCCAGAAGGATATCAACTGTGAGAAGTTCTACAGCTTCATCCACTTGAGTTTCCAGGAATTCTTCGCGGCCATGTACTATATCCTGGATGGTGGGGACAGCAGATCCGGCCCTGAGCAAAATATCACCCGGCTGTTGTCTGAATATGCCTTCTCCGAAAGGAGCTTCCTGGCCCTCACGGTCCGGTTCCTGTTTGGACTCCTGAATGAGGAGACCAGATGCTCCCTGGAGAAGATGCTTGGCTGGAAAGTCTCGCCTCACGCCAAGATGGAACTTCTGGAGTGGATCCGCAGCAAGGCTCAGAGCGAGGGGTCCACCCTGAAGCAGGGCTCCCTGGAGTTCTTCAGCTGTCTGTACGAGCTCCAGGAAGAGGAATTCATCCAACAAGCCCTGAGCCACTTCCAAGTGGTCGTGGTCAACAGTATCGCCACCAAGATGGAACACATGGTCTCCTCCTTCTGTGCAAAGAACTGCAGGAACGCCGCGGTGCTGCAGCTGTACGGGGCTGCCTACAACGCCGATGGAGAAGACGGGGTGAGGTGGCCTCAGATGCCCCTGGCGCAGTCGTAAGTACTTGCTGGGGAGCGTTCTCCAAGTTCACGGGCTTAACCAAGTTCACGTTCTCAATGGGGGTAACTTGGCTCCCACCCCAGGAGATATTTGGCGCTATCTGGAGAAACAGGTGGTTGTCACAAGTAAGAGAGATGGGAGGGCTGCTACTTGCATCAAGGGAGTGGAAGCcaaggatgcagcaaaaacatcCTACATTGCACAGAACAGCCTCCATCATAAGGACCTGACCCCAAAATGTCAGTCATGTCCAGGTTATTTTCTTGctctattttttggggggaggggtctttttagggctgtacccacggcatatggaagttcccagatcgtgggtcaaatcagagctgtagctgctggcctataccacagctcacggcaatgccagatcttgacccacagaacaaggccagggatcgaacctgaatccttatgaatcctaggcaggtttgttaccacggagccacgatgggaactctgtatgtaCTTGCTCTTAAACAATACTCATCAGGACTAAGTTGGAGCCATGTCAAGGAGAATGTATTCAATCAACAAATGTTATCAAGGGtcttttatttgtggacttggcacttttttttttttttcagtgtttttctaaaCTTTAcgggtggttttgttttgttttggtttggttttgaccATGCCCaaagcatgcggaagttcttggaccagggatcgaacttgcaccacagcagtgacaatgctggatccttaacccatagtaccataagggaactccatatggatcttttttcctgggttttcatctttattgaggtatagttgatctacaatattgtgttagtttcaggtgtacaaaaagTGTTcagatatatgtaatatatatatatatgaatcccCTAcatgatgaatatatatattcttttacagattctttttcattatatgttattacaagatgtgagtatagttccctgtgctataccaggAGGTCTTTGTTGCTGGCCCcctttggttgtttgtttgtttgggttttggggggctgtgcctgtggcatatggaggatcctaggccagagatcaagttcaaactgtggctgtgacctttgccacagttgcggcaatgctggatccttaacacattgtgccacagtgcgaactcctgcccccccccctttttgtcttttcgccttttctagggccgcttcctgcgacatatggaggttcccaggctaggggtctaatggagctgtagctgctggcctacctcacagtcacagcaacgcgggatatgagccgcatctgcaacctacaccacagctcagggcaacgctgaattgttaacccactgagcaaggccaaggatcgaacccccaacctcatggttcttagtcggattcgttaaccgctgcgccacaacgggaactccttctctaaatgtttttaGCTTTGTGGGCAGGATGGATATTCTCTGTTGCAATTGCCCAACGCTGCCAGTGTAGCAGAAAGCAACGCAGAAAATGCATACATGAATGGGTGTGGTTGGGCTCCCATAAAGCTGTATTTACAAAAGCAGTTTGTAGCCCTGATTTGGTCATGGGCTGTACCTTGCCAATCATTGCTAGAAGACCCACATATAGGATTTGGCTAAGGGCTTGTAAGTTGGAGGTTATGGATTCTTGGGGCAAGTAACTGAGGGTCATTCAGGAGATAAAttaaagtagggagttccctttgtggctcagccataatgaacccaactagtatccatgaggacgggggtttggtcctggccttactcagtgggttaaggatctggcgttgccacgagctgtggtgtaggtcacggggcttggatcctgcgttgctctggctgtggtgtaggcctgtagctccagctccactttaacccctagcctgacagcttccatatgctgtgggtgcgaccttaaaaaaaaaaagtagggagttccctggtagctttgTGGTTAACggcctggtgttgtcactggcaCAAGTTCCATCCTTGGCATGGGAACTTTttcatgccgtgggcatggccaaaaagagagagagagaaagaaagaaaaaattaaaataaagatgacagAATCTTCATGAATTATAAAGTGACATACAAAGGGCCATACATCACCTTGGGAAAGCCACTGTCCTGTCTTTCCTTTGTGCAGACCTGAGAGGAATCTTCTGCCAGATGCCTATAGTGAGCAGCTGGCTGCTGCCCTGAGCACCAGTCCCAACCTGGTGGAGCTGGTTTTGTACAGCAATGCTTTGGGAAGCCGGGGGGTGAAGCTGCTGTGTCAAGGACTTGGACACCCCAACTGCAATCTTCAGAACCTCAGGTGAGTCTAGGCTGGTCCACGACCTTCTGGtggccctcctgctccctcttctgGGACTCAGTCAGAAagaacatagggagttcctgttgtggctcagcagaaacaaatctgactagcttccatgaggacgcaggttctatccctggcctcgctcagtgggttaaggatccggcgttgctgtgagctgtggtgtaggtctcggatttggcttggatcctgcattgctgtggccgtgatgtaggctagcagctgtagcttcgatggGATCCggatcctgggaacctccatatgctgtgggtgcagccctaaaaagcaaaaaaaaaaaaaaaaaaaaaaaaagacagcgaGGGAGAAAGGACAAGAGAGAGATTGCACAAAACAACCACAGAGGAAATtacctgcctctttttttctttttcccatcccAGGTTGAAGAGGTGCCAGATCTCCAGCTCTGCCTGCCAGGACCTGGCGTTGGCACTGATAGCCAATAAGCATTTAGTAAGGATGGATCTGAGTGGCAACAGCCTGGGGCTACCAGGCGTGAAGCTGCTTTGCAAGGGGCTCCGGCACCCCAAGTGCAGGCTACAGATGGTGCAGTGAGTACCCCACCCCGGCCCCGGAACAAACCCTCTGTCTTCATGATCTCCCCGGCTCCGCTGATTCCCTGGGCAAGCTTGTTGTCTCTCTCCAACCCTGCCTCCCAGCTTGAAGTATTGTTGCTGAAATCCAGCCTCTGTACAACCGCTGATGGATTAAATCTTGGCGCTAGAGTTTGGGGTGAGGTGGAAAGaaagcttttattgctttgccaggcaaagggggccactgCAGGCTAATGCGCTCAAGACTGTGTGCCCCCTGCCCTCGTGGGGTAGTGAAGAGTCATAGGGTTCAAGGAGCAGGGGCGTGGTCAGCTTGAGGACCATCTTCTGACTGGTTGGTGGTGAGCTCAGTGGGAgccagcatcatcaaccttctggttctaaCCTGTCCAGTCCGGGGTTTACCTGTTTGTGGGTCACAGACAGTTAACTTATTTCACCTGGTGGGGTTTCAGcatctgcagaagagctcaaaggaCATGGCTCAAAATTTTACCCATaatccttgaggaagaactaaaggtccttgactttgttgcaTGGCTCAAGTAGTATTATTTTGTCTTGATcgactattttcctttttctctgcatttccttacttctctgattaaattgatcctttgaagtttttctacagacaaaaggcaggtggaggacatgggtgGGGGTCTGTCCTAGGAaagccccatagggtcctgcttggtgaCAGCATCTCCCCTAATGCTGATCTCTAAACCTCTGCCTTGAACTAGGGCTGCCCTTAGACCCATGACCTTAGACCTCTGCCCCGGACTCTTTGGACTTTGAAGAACCTCTTTCTGGCCTCTTCTGACCTCACCAATGTCCATGTGATGTGGAGTCCGTGGGGCCACTTGTTCACTCAGAACCCACACTCTGCTTGTTGACTGCATCCTAGGGAGTCAGAACCCCAGAGGTCCTCATGCAAAGGTCCTTAAGTCATGTCATTCCCTTTTCCCACAAGGCCACTGTTTTAGGAAaaccacccaggagttcccgttgtggctcagtcggataagaaccctactagtatccataaggatgcagatttgatccctggccttgctcagtggattaaggatctggcattcctgcaagccgcggtgtaggtcacagttgcagttgggatctggcgttgctgtggctctgggctcacagctccaattcgacctctagcctgggaacttccatatgtcatgggttacagccctaaaaaaacaaacaaacaaaaaaaagaaaagtcacttgAGGTCCCAGGGTGGAGGGGTGATAATTGCAAAAACGGGTTTGTGAGCTCTAGAAACCCCTCCCTGAATTATCATGCTTTATATTACTGCTTCCATGGCACCACCGCCCCTGGGTCACAATTGCTCACCTGTTTGTCTTACAAGGCAGGACGCTCCTTGCTGGAAATGACCAAGTCTTGTCCCTCTAAGTAATTGGAGTGGCGTGGGGAGGTTCAGGTTGTGTGATTAAAGGGGCAGGAGCCATCAGGATGCAGAAAAGCAAGATGGTGGCCTCTTCAAGGTCTCCTTCCTTCCAAGGTTGAGGAAGTGTCAGCTGGAGGCTGGGGCTTGCCAGGAGATCGCCTCTGTGCTCAGCTCCAGTCGACACCTGGAGGAGCTGGACCTGACAGGAAATGCACTGGAGGATTCTGGTCTGAGGCTCTTGTGTCAAGGCTTGAGACACCCCGTCTGCAGGCTACGGATCTTGTGGTGAGTGGTACCCTCTGGCTTTGGGGAGGCGATCCCTGGGACTTCGCATCCTTGGAATCACAAAGGAGTTGTCCTTCCAGCAGAAATTCACCCAATATggcaaatcaactatgcttcaatacattgttttttaaagacaaaaacaaagcagttgtctttttgtgaatggtttatttctcttagtatgatgttttcaaggttcatccatgttgtagcctctgttagaatttccttccttcttaaggctgcataatattccattgtgtgtgagtatagatagatagatagatacagatttagataaaatacattttgtttattgattcattcatctgttaatggacacttgggttgcttctgcctTTTGGCTCTTTTGCATAATACTAATGAACATTAGGGTACAAATGTTACTTTGAGCCCCTGCTgttaattcttttgggtatacaaCCAGGAGTGGAACTGATGGATCAtaaggttatttttaattttttgaggattcagtcatattgttttccatagtgggagAAGTTCCCACCAATGGGGCAGAAAGTTTCCATCTTACATTCTCACTAATGGTGCACAAGTTtgccaatttctccacatccttgccaacactggtttttttgttttacttttactttttatttttttaatatatatagtgCTGAAGCAAGCAGtgttttcttgcttgcttgcttgcttgctttcggCGGGGATAGTAGTTATCCAAGTATGTACGAatgtggtgatatctcattgctcttttgatttgcattttcctaatgattaatgaagttaaacatcttttcatgtgatttgtGGCtattatatgtcttctttggagaaacgtctattcaaaCCTTTGGCTCTTTTTCAAACAACCTGTTTATTTGAaaaggttccttttttttctttttcggttgcactcagggcatatggaagttcctgggccagggatcagatctgagccacagctgcagcaatgccggatccttaacctgggaagGAACCAGtgccgccacagagacaagccagatcattaacccattgtaccacatcaggaactcctgaaaagtttCCTTTTAAGATTGGGAGCAGGGAGGATAAAATTAGTCTTatagagaagttccctttgtggctcagctgaaatgaatctgactagtatccatgaggacacaggttcgatccttggcctcactcagtgggttaatgatctggagttgccatgagctgtggtgtaggtggcagacgtggctcagattccaagttgctctggctgtggtgtaggccagtggctacagctccgattccaccccgagcctgggaaccttcatatgccatgggtgcagccctaaaatgacacacacacacacacacacacacaaatgagccTTGAAGGGGCAACACTCCATAATATCTGTTGAACTGGATTTTCCAACAGGTTGAAGATCTGCCAGCTCAGTGCTGCTGCCTGTGAAGACCTGGCTGCCACCCTCAGTGGGAACCAGAGCCTGATGGAGCTGGACCTGAGCCTGAATGAACTGGGGGACCCCGGAGTGCTGCTGCTTTGTGAGGGCCTCAGGCACCCCCAGTGCAAACTCCAGACCCTCCGGTGAGTCCTGCTCTGCTCACACCCTGCGAGGCCAAATTCACAATCCCTGCCCTCTTGTCTGGGCTCAATGGGgccatctctctcctctcttctcctaaCCTCTAGCTACAGCAGCCTTCTTTCAAAGGTTTCTctgccacaggacctttgcacaagccattcttcctttctggaatgcccttctgctctctctccttttttttttttttttttttttttgtttttagccctGATAACACCCGTTTCATCTGTTAGGACCCAAAACAAATGCTTCTTTCTCATGGACACCTTCCCTAAGCCCCTAGATAAAGTCTAGTTTTAGGATTCCACTTAACCTTATTCTTCTCTTTGTCACTTATCAAAGTGTctaatttgtggagttccctggtagcccagtgggtgaagggtaTGACTTTGTCACTGTAGTgattctggtcactgctgtggtatgagttcgatccctggcctgggaacttctgtgtgtgccaggggcagccaaaaaaaataaaaaaataaaaagaaaatccaaattgCTCTCTAGGAAAATGCAACTGTTTACACGTCCACCAGCAATAAAAAAAAGCTTCCACTTCctcatatttttatgattattcagctttctatttttaatattctgatgGGTGGaaaatgtttccagttttttttggTCATAATTAGTGAAGTGGAGCCTCAATTCATGTGCTTCTTAGCCTTTTACATTTCCCCATTCTGTGATTTGCCtattcataatttctttctttttttttttggctttttgccctttccagggccgctcccatggcatatggaggttctcaggctaggggtctaattggagctgcagccgctggcctacaccacagccacagcaacaccagatccgagcctcgtctgcgacctacaccacagctcacggcaatgaaggatccttgacccaatgagcaaggccagggatcaaacccccaacctcatggttcctagtcggattcattaaccactgtgccacaatgggaactcccatgtagtTTATTTCTTTAGAATGAGTTTCATATTTGCTtggttgatttgcagatgttccctaaatattttagatattaacccttgGTCGATAGCAGACTTAGGAAATGTATGTATTCTCAGATCATCAGTCTATCAGCTTGTCCATGGATTCTTTCAAATCTTTATGTTTTGAAACCAAATCTATATGTATttctatgatatatatttttactttttgtttatttaaaaaaattgatattagggagttcccttgtggcacagtgggtaaaggatctggcattcactgctgtagcccaggaaccttcacatgctgcaggcatgaccaaaaagatacaaaaataaaaattgaagagtagttgatttacaatgttgtattaatttctagggtacagcaaagtgattcagttatacatatatgattgtctatatgtatatttttatatatgtatatgtgtatattttatatttatatataaaaatatctgtttCATCTGTTAGGACTCAAAACAAATGCTTCTTCCTCATGAACGCCTCCCCTAAGCTCTTTTTTAGAGTATATTcttagagttcccttcatggctcagcagttaatgaattcaactaggatccatgagggtacaggtttgatccctggcctcgctcagtgggttaaggatccagaattggcatgagctctggtgtagattgcagaaaacagcttggatctggcattgctgtggctgtggggtaggctggcagctacagctccgattggacccctagcctaggaacctccatatgctgcagattcggccctaaaaagcaaaaaaaaaaaaaaaaaaaaagaatgtattctttttcagattattttccattatagtttattataagatactgaatacagttccctatgctatacagcaggaccttgttactgatctatttaatatatagtagtttgtatctatgatatatacatattttttttgtgaCATCTAATTTACCAACACAATGTCAAAGACAGGCTTAACTTCAtttgtacatttatatatgtagttAGGTGGAATCCACCTTACTTGTCTCCAGTTTTTGCAGCATTTAATAAAGAACTCATTCTTTCCTTGCTGGCCTTGCAGTGCCGGCTCCGTGGTAAACCACTTCCCCAGTTTGTGTCTGACTTTCTATCGGTCTCTGTCCTCATTCCAGTTTTCCATTGCTCTAGTTGTTTTTGCATGTAATATGCCCTACTCTTAGGGAAATTCTGgcttggctttttgtttgtttgttttggcaaatttttatgtttatttgtagATGTGTGCTCTTCCATGCAAATTTGAGGATGCCTTGATCCAGGTACGCCAACGTGACTCTGTTGGCCAAGCCTGGGTGCCTTCCCTCTGTCCAGCAACACCAGGTCAGCCACACATAAATAGTCATATTTACA contains the following coding sequences:
- the NLRP12 gene encoding NACHT, LRR and PYD domains-containing protein 12 isoform X1 → MSPTPLRNGLCRLCAYLEELEAVELKKFKLYLGMATEMGKHKIPWGRMEPAGPLEMAQLLAAHCGIREAWLLTLSIFEQINRKDLWERGQREDLVRETPPGDLFSPGNQSACSLEDFPATLRKDPQETYRDYVRRKFRLMEDRNARLGECVNLSHRYTRLLLVKEHSNPLRAQQKLLDTGQGHARTVGHPAGLIQMETLFEPDEERPEPPRIVVLQGAAGMGKSMLAHKVMLDWADGKLFQDRFDYVFYINCREMNQSTVERSAQDLISSCWPEPSVPLHELVRAPERLLFIIDGFDELKPSFHDPQGPWCLCWEKKRPTEVLLRSLIRKKLMPELSLLITTRPTALEKLHRLLEHPRHVEILGFSEAERKEFFYKYFPSEEQASHVFSFVRDNEPLFTLCFIPMVCWVVCTCLKQQLEGGGLLRHTSRTTTAVYLLYLLSLMQPKPGTPTLQPPPNQRGLCSLAADGLWHQKILFEEQDLRKHGLEVADVSSFLNMNIFQKDINCEKFYSFIHLSFQEFFAAMYYILDGGDSRSGPEQNITRLLSEYAFSERSFLALTVRFLFGLLNEETRCSLEKMLGWKVSPHAKMELLEWIRSKAQSEGSTLKQGSLEFFSCLYELQEEEFIQQALSHFQVVVVNSIATKMEHMVSSFCAKNCRNAAVLQLYGAAYNADGEDGVRWPQMPLAQSPERNLLPDAYSEQLAAALSTSPNLVELVLYSNALGSRGVKLLCQGLGHPNCNLQNLRLKRCQISSSACQDLALALIANKHLVRMDLSGNSLGLPGVKLLCKGLRHPKCRLQMVQLRKCQLEAGACQEIASVLSSSRHLEELDLTGNALEDSGLRLLCQGLRHPVCRLRILWLKICQLSAAACEDLAATLSGNQSLMELDLSLNELGDPGVLLLCEGLRHPQCKLQTLRLGICRLSSAACEGLSAVLQVNHHLQELDLSFNDLGDCGMSLLCEGLRHPTCRLQKLWLDSCGLTAKACEDLSSMLGVNQTLTELYLTNNVLGNTGVRLLCKRLSHPGCKLRVLWLFGMDLNKMTHRSLAALRVTKPYLDIGC
- the NLRP12 gene encoding NACHT, LRR and PYD domains-containing protein 12 isoform X2, with the translated sequence MSPTPLRNGLCRLCAYLEELEAVELKKFKLYLGMATEMGKHKIPWGRMEPAGPLEMAQLLAAHCGIREAWLLTLSIFEQINRKDLWERGQREDLVRDPQETYRDYVRRKFRLMEDRNARLGECVNLSHRYTRLLLVKEHSNPLRAQQKLLDTGQGHARTVGHPAGLIQMETLFEPDEERPEPPRIVVLQGAAGMGKSMLAHKVMLDWADGKLFQDRFDYVFYINCREMNQSTVERSAQDLISSCWPEPSVPLHELVRAPERLLFIIDGFDELKPSFHDPQGPWCLCWEKKRPTEVLLRSLIRKKLMPELSLLITTRPTALEKLHRLLEHPRHVEILGFSEAERKEFFYKYFPSEEQASHVFSFVRDNEPLFTLCFIPMVCWVVCTCLKQQLEGGGLLRHTSRTTTAVYLLYLLSLMQPKPGTPTLQPPPNQRGLCSLAADGLWHQKILFEEQDLRKHGLEVADVSSFLNMNIFQKDINCEKFYSFIHLSFQEFFAAMYYILDGGDSRSGPEQNITRLLSEYAFSERSFLALTVRFLFGLLNEETRCSLEKMLGWKVSPHAKMELLEWIRSKAQSEGSTLKQGSLEFFSCLYELQEEEFIQQALSHFQVVVVNSIATKMEHMVSSFCAKNCRNAAVLQLYGAAYNADGEDGVRWPQMPLAQSPERNLLPDAYSEQLAAALSTSPNLVELVLYSNALGSRGVKLLCQGLGHPNCNLQNLRLKRCQISSSACQDLALALIANKHLVRMDLSGNSLGLPGVKLLCKGLRHPKCRLQMVQLRKCQLEAGACQEIASVLSSSRHLEELDLTGNALEDSGLRLLCQGLRHPVCRLRILWLKICQLSAAACEDLAATLSGNQSLMELDLSLNELGDPGVLLLCEGLRHPQCKLQTLRLGICRLSSAACEGLSAVLQVNHHLQELDLSFNDLGDCGMSLLCEGLRHPTCRLQKLWLDSCGLTAKACEDLSSMLGVNQTLTELYLTNNVLGNTGVRLLCKRLSHPGCKLRVLWLFGMDLNKMTHRSLAALRVTKPYLDIGC
- the NLRP12 gene encoding NACHT, LRR and PYD domains-containing protein 12 isoform X3, with protein sequence MEDRNARLGECVNLSHRYTRLLLVKEHSNPLRAQQKLLDTGQGHARTVGHPAGLIQMETLFEPDEERPEPPRIVVLQGAAGMGKSMLAHKVMLDWADGKLFQDRFDYVFYINCREMNQSTVERSAQDLISSCWPEPSVPLHELVRAPERLLFIIDGFDELKPSFHDPQGPWCLCWEKKRPTEVLLRSLIRKKLMPELSLLITTRPTALEKLHRLLEHPRHVEILGFSEAERKEFFYKYFPSEEQASHVFSFVRDNEPLFTLCFIPMVCWVVCTCLKQQLEGGGLLRHTSRTTTAVYLLYLLSLMQPKPGTPTLQPPPNQRGLCSLAADGLWHQKILFEEQDLRKHGLEVADVSSFLNMNIFQKDINCEKFYSFIHLSFQEFFAAMYYILDGGDSRSGPEQNITRLLSEYAFSERSFLALTVRFLFGLLNEETRCSLEKMLGWKVSPHAKMELLEWIRSKAQSEGSTLKQGSLEFFSCLYELQEEEFIQQALSHFQVVVVNSIATKMEHMVSSFCAKNCRNAAVLQLYGAAYNADGEDGVRWPQMPLAQSPERNLLPDAYSEQLAAALSTSPNLVELVLYSNALGSRGVKLLCQGLGHPNCNLQNLRLKRCQISSSACQDLALALIANKHLVRMDLSGNSLGLPGVKLLCKGLRHPKCRLQMVQLRKCQLEAGACQEIASVLSSSRHLEELDLTGNALEDSGLRLLCQGLRHPVCRLRILWLKICQLSAAACEDLAATLSGNQSLMELDLSLNELGDPGVLLLCEGLRHPQCKLQTLRLGICRLSSAACEGLSAVLQVNHHLQELDLSFNDLGDCGMSLLCEGLRHPTCRLQKLWLDSCGLTAKACEDLSSMLGVNQTLTELYLTNNVLGNTGVRLLCKRLSHPGCKLRVLWLFGMDLNKMTHRSLAALRVTKPYLDIGC